In Heptranchias perlo isolate sHepPer1 chromosome 7, sHepPer1.hap1, whole genome shotgun sequence, a genomic segment contains:
- the atic gene encoding bifunctional purine biosynthesis protein PURH: protein MAPTDLALLSVSDKTGLVNFAKRLVSVGLSLVASGGTAKALRDAGLAVRDVSEITGFPEMLGGRVKTLHPAVHGGILARNIPEDKSDIEKLGFSLIRVVACNLYPFVKTVSSPNVTLAEAVEQIDIGGVTLLRAAAKNQARVTVVCDPRDYPSVAEEMEASQQKDTSPETRSALALKAFTHTAQYDEAISNYFRKECGQGESQLPLRYGMNPHQTPAQIYTQRPKLPIKVLNGSPGFINLCDALNAWQLVRELKQALGLPAATSFKHVSPAGAAIGVPLTEEEAKVCMVHDKYSDLTPLATAYARARGADRMSSFGDFIALSDVCDVQTARIISREVSDGIIAPGYEQEALEILSRKKSGNYCVLRMDPEYEPDELEMRTIFGLHLAQKRNSAVINRSLFENQVTSSKDLPESAIRDLIVASIAVKYTQSNSVCYAKDGQVVGIGAGQQSRIHCTRLAGDKTDHWWLRHHPTVLSMKFKAGTKRAEISNAIDQYVGGTMEAEDLPKWREMFEEVPELLSDTERRNWISQLGAVALSSDAFFPFRDNVERAKKSGVDFIAAPSGSAADRVVIDACEQLGITLFHTNLRLFHH, encoded by the exons CCTTGCTGAGTGTCTCTGACAAGACTGGTCTGGTGAACTTTGCCAAGCGCCTGGTATCCGTTGGCCTGTCTCTCGTGGCTTCTGGCGGGACGGCTAAGGCTCTGCGGGACGCTGGTCTCGCTGTCAG gGATGTGTCTGAGATTACCGGGTTTCCTGAAATGTTAGGAGGACGAGTGAAGACTCTGCATCCTGCTGTACATGGAG GGATCTTGGCACGGAATATTCCAGAAGACAAGTCTGATATTGAAAAACTTGGTTTCAGCTTAATAAG GGTGGTGGCGTGTAACCTGTACCCGTTTGTGAAAACTGTTTCTTCCCCGAATGTGACCCTGGCCGAGGCAGTGGAGCAGATCGACATTG GTGGAGTGACGCTGTTACGAGCTGCGGCAAAGAACCAGGCCCGCGTGACGGTGGTGTGCGATCCCCGCGACTACCCGTCTGTGGCCGAGGAAATGGAGGCGTCTCAGCAGAAGGACACTTCCCCGGAGACCAGGAGCGCCCTGGCATTGAAG GCCTTTACTCACACGGCCCAGTACGACGAGGCGATTTCCAATTACTTCCGGAAGGAATGCGGCCAGGGAGAGTCGCAGCTTCCCCTGAGATACGGGATGAATCCTCACCAGACTCCTGCACAGATCTACACACAGAGGCCTAAGCTCCCGATTAAAG ttCTGAACGGATCACCTGGCTTCATCAATCTTTGTGATGCTTTGAACGCCTGGCAACTGGTGAGAGAACTGAAACAGGCCCTGGGCCTCCCCGCCGCCACCTCCTTCAAACACGTCAGCCCCGCAG GTGCTGCTATTGGCGTGCCACTGACTGAAGAAGAAGCCAAGGTCTGTATGGTGCACGACAAGTACAGCGATCTCACTCCACTGGCTACAGCGTATGCTAGAGCGAGGG GTGCTGACAGGATGTCCTCCTTTGGTGATTTCATCGCCCTGTCTGATGTTTGCGACGTTCAAACTGCCCGGATAATCTCCAGAGAG GTGTCGGATGGAATCATCGCACCCGGTTACGAGCAAGAAGCTTTGGAAATCCTGTCCAGAAAGAAAAGTGGAAACTATTGCGTCTTGCGG ATGGACCCGGAGTACGAACCGGATGAGCTTGAAATGCGGACCATTTTTGGATTGCACCTGGCCCAGAAGAGGAACAGCGCGGTTATCAATCGGTCATTGTTCGAAAACCAGGTCACCTCATCCAAGGAT ctgCCGGAGTCTGCCATTCGAGACTTGATAGTAGCCAGCATCGCTGTCAAATACACGCAGTCCAACTCCGTGTGCTACGCGAAGGACGGCCAG GTGGTTGGTATCGGTGCGGGCCAGCAGTCCCGCATTCACTGCACCCGACTGGCCGGCGACAAGACCGATCACTGGTGGCTCCGGCACCATCCCACCGTGCTGTCCATGAAGTTTAAAGCGGGCACCAAGCGGGCGGAAATCTCCAACGCCATCGACCAGTACGTCGGCGGGACCATGGAG GCCGAGGATCTGCCCAAGTGGCGGGAGATGTTCGAGGAGGTCCCCGAGCTGCTGTCGGACACCGAGCGCAGGAACTGGATCTCCCAGCTGGGCGCTGTGGCTCTGAGCTCAGACGCCTTCTTTCCGTTCCGCGACAACGTCGAGAGAGCCAAGAAG